attaactgttAATTAAATCTACTATCAAGTGTGACTacgatttaaaaatgaaatcaacCTGTGTATATATACTAAACATTTATCACTATAATAATCACTTAAAATCtattacataatttgataTCATTCCATCGTGATCTATCTAGTATCATTATAAGTAAAGATTTgttgcaaaatttaaataccgCGGAATGAGTCGCGGACAATAACAGTcagtaaataggtatttatactTACTGGCAGCTGCCCGCGACTCCATCCACGTTAAGACTAATTATATGTAGTCTGTCACTCATTCTGTCACACTTTCAGGGCTGGACAgatttggatgaaatttggaattgaCATAGTTATTGACTCGAGGTCAAAAACAGGTGAACGTGAGGTAATAAAAGTACACATTTTcgcctttgtaatattagtgggatccATAATTGTACGCGATGAGCGTTCTGAAGCCCTCAGTATAGCAATATGATTAAAACAATTCGCTATAATCACAATTTTACGAAATAATTGACACTATTACACAAAGATATAGGTCACGtagctatataaataaactgtgtCAAGGTTGTTTGCACTATTTGTCTGTGGTGCgattcaaaatggcggcagttTTGCTCGCTGTGGCAGCTTTGGTGTGGCAGGTTGGTTGATTCGTAGTTTATCACCATCATCATGcatatttttgcatataaatAGTAGAATtccatttgtttttgttgtataaatGACACAACGAGTTCGCACCACAAAAcgaattgaaattttcaattcaaaaagTGGTTTTCAGAGCGTTATTCAAAGTCTAGACTACTATGGGCACTTTTTTgcgtcaaaatttaaaatttaagaagaccattgctgagaagaaatgctgtaagaatttcattttgacattattAGCTCTGATCATGATAGCAGAGGCAATAGATTAACAAGAAATTGACTCTAAGgatgggttgcaccgtcaacttggatgttaactttaacgtgtgcagaaaaacgcaaagtacctacgccattttgtctacatgTCAGGGGCgcgttaaaatcaacgtcaaatatgACTGTGCGATTCACCCtaaaaaaattttcatttttttgatCGCCAGTACTATTTACtgtaatattactatttttaagatcctcaaatatatatatatatatatatatatatatatatatatatatatatatatatatatatatatatatatatatatatatatatatatgtatatatatatatttatatataacatttatttaaataacattaaattttacaacacTTTTTTCAGGCTTCGGCACAAATCTACAATGGACCTTTTTTGACTCAACCCCTACTTCAGCCTCTTACACCATCTTCTGTATCTCAAATTGGACCCATCGTATCGTTCTTCTCTCTAACCGACGGTATTTTACCTACTATAACAGAAATTCCTTCTATTGTACCTGATTTTAATCTACCTTTATCTGTACTTCCTGCTAGAAGTTGCCTTTTACCTACAACATCTCAAATTCCATTAGATATACCTGACTTACCTCAACCTGTGACTTCAAGCATCATAACGAACCCTACGCCTGTGATTTCTACAACAGTTGTTGATAATTCAGTAGCCAATTCTTTAGCAAATGTTCTTCAATTGTTAATAGTAAGTGAATTATTAGAATCATCTTACGCTGCACCGCCTGCATCACCATTTTTGTCCAATTTTGTACCCTTATATGATGCTATTGGGACTATAGGGACTGTAGTTTCTCCTTTAGACGCCATTGCACCTACTATAGATGTAACTACAGTAAGTTACAGTCCAGTAGTAGACATTCCAACTGTGGTTACTGAAGTTATCACATCTACTCCTATAACACCAGTAGTAAATAGTGTTATAGATGTACCTATACCTACATATGCTCCAGTAACCGAAATAGTAACACCAGTTACTACATACACTCAAAACGTATACGCTCCTGTCCCAGAAGTCGTAGCTCCAATTCCTGAAGCAATAGCTCCAGTAATATCAACGGTTACGGAAGTATCTTCATCTATAACTGCCCCTGTTGCAGATCTTTATACATCAATCACAGATACTATATCCGTAACTCCAGTTCCGTATTATGCTCCAACATATGTTACAGAGGTGACAGAAACCGTAGCTCCGTTACAAGTATCAATAGCTCCTACTGCACCAATATCCTATATATCAGATTACTACTCAGGTTATGCTGATGTCATAACACCTGTGCCTATAACAGTGCCTTTTGCAGCAGAATTGATTTTGCCTCAGTCAATTCCTGCTCAAATTGTGTGCAACTTCGGCTATTCTCCAGTTAATGTCCCTGTTTTTAACATGAATGTAGAACCACTGCCTGGTGGCTAcgttttttgaaatgtttcagcttttatttgtattgttttcagTCGTTTTGTTGCATAATATCATCACCCCACTTAATCGTATTAAACTTATAAGGATTGCAGAACACATTTATTATTGGAGgattcattatcattattttctttttgattttaaCATTCGAGCACTTCTTGAGTTTGCCTTTTCTGCCAACACTCTGCAGTAATAATATTGCTGGCTGGTTTATGTAAGACTAacttcgccccggggcttcgttcccgtgcgaatttcgggataaaaggtaccctatgtgttataccaggttatattctagtttcataacaatccgtccagtagattttgcgtgaaagagtaatacaaacacacacacattctcacaaactttcttataatattagtaggatgtgGGCCATACCATCGTAGATAGCTTTCCCGGGGTTTGTCAGTTATCACGTAGgctttataattacaatttagaCTGGTGAAGTTTTAgtataaaattctaatttgaTATTGTTATCTATTGTATTGCTAAATACTCGTAGTAGTAAGAGTGATATTAACTATACTTTATCAACTTGCTTATGTATGAAATGTCACGTAGCAATATATCGCTTGCTTAATAttacaatgttattttgtttctatctGCATTCGTAATTTtaactagaaaataattactatttgtaaataaattatatcaacaaacaaaaatgtgtttattttcttattaactaggtacatttaatttgaatggATTTGTTATGCATGTGACATATgcttttaacataatattgaaaataatgagatgaaaaagttatggaatcgagcgggaattgaatctacatttaattattataaagggaTAGAtagacattaaataaaaatcgacGACCTCTGTAGCGTATTAGGTTCTTCATGCTGCTATAACGGGGTCAGTTCGTaaaagttcaagacttgttatgggatactacaAACTCAACGAatcaaatatagtaatattttataacatacatatatagataaacatccaagacccgggccaatcagaaaaaggtcattttccatcatgacccgaccggggatcgaacccgggacctctcggttcagaggcaagcactttaccacttcgccaacGAAGTACTCAAATGTACGTCagtatatgtacatattataaaatatagaatcattaaattaaaaatatccacTGACACAAGTCTCGG
This Plodia interpunctella isolate USDA-ARS_2022_Savannah chromosome 27, ilPloInte3.2, whole genome shotgun sequence DNA region includes the following protein-coding sequences:
- the LOC128681483 gene encoding uncharacterized protein LOC128681483, with amino-acid sequence MAAVLLAVAALVWQASAQIYNGPFLTQPLLQPLTPSSVSQIGPIVSFFSLTDGILPTITEIPSIVPDFNLPLSVLPARSCLLPTTSQIPLDIPDLPQPVTSSIITNPTPVISTTVVDNSVANSLANVLQLLIVSELLESSYAAPPASPFLSNFVPLYDAIGTIGTVVSPLDAIAPTIDVTTVSYSPVVDIPTVVTEVITSTPITPVVNSVIDVPIPTYAPVTEIVTPVTTYTQNVYAPVPEVVAPIPEAIAPVISTVTEVSSSITAPVADLYTSITDTISVTPVPYYAPTYVTEVTETVAPLQVSIAPTAPISYISDYYSGYADVITPVPITVPFAAELILPQSIPAQIVCNFGYSPVNVPVFNMNVEPLPGGYVF